A portion of the Esox lucius isolate fEsoLuc1 chromosome 20, fEsoLuc1.pri, whole genome shotgun sequence genome contains these proteins:
- the slitrk5b gene encoding SLIT and NTRK-like protein 5 — protein sequence MKMHLWVAITLLVATSAGTVEMFDSYGEICRRLCACEEKEGILTVGCESRGIVDLSEVSPVYFTTYHLLLTGNLLKRLAANDFVEYSGLTILHLGNNDISDVESGAFNGLQGLKRLHLNNNKIDSLKEDFFVGLESLEYLQLDYNYITHVEQNAFSKLRHLEVLILNDNLISTLPTNIFQYVPLTHLDLRGNQLKLLPYSGILEHMDNVVELQLEENPWNCSCELITLKAWLESISYTALVGDVVCEFPFRLHGRDLDEVSKQELCPRRAIAQYEMQPQAHQNTDAYFRTPPSSVIAYTSSAILRSSSRPTKGPRQSGKLKSKPTSRIPLNKPQNYGQIVSYQTKSPVPLDCPTACTCNLQISDLGLNVNCQERKIERISDLNPKPYNPKKMYLTGNYIPVVRRSDFIEATGLDLLHLGNNRIAHIHDRAFGDLTQLRRLYLNGNLIDCLTADMFYGLESLQFLYLEYNVIREIFPDTFQRVPNLQLLFLNNNLLKTLPGGIFEGLTLARLNLRSNHLRSLPVGGVLDRLTSLVQVDLFENPWDCQCSIVEMKTWLERLGTGAVVNNVICGSPKRLFGEDMRYIKATSFCPNNSDALASAAPPSEESIPGSTITIETSLDYDTHTDSVPLSVLILALLLMFILSVFVAAGLFGAVKKRRLKTLSEQNNSMNACISSLNMEYGLYKKGSIPKVRTSAGHVYEYIPPPIEHTCKSPGYCPADNKALDVCIDFDELSGAYLSNQSDEEAGSNAISSEYSVSTPEPLGRPCPLQDDRQCYYRDILDADKPSSYSNTLPCRHAAHSSNRYTSDFDVRHQYMHPERIQQTILYCTAPTTAHVEPNRSEYWELKAKLHIDPDYLEVLEKRTTFTQF from the coding sequence ATGAAAATGCATCTCTGGGTTGCAATAACACTGTTGGTGGCTACGTCAGCAGGCACCGTTGAGATGTTTGACAGTTACGGTGAGATATGTCGCAGGCTGTGTGCCTGCGAGGAGAAGGAAGGGATACTGACTGTCGGCTGTGAAAGTAGAGGGATTGTCGATCTCTCTGAAGTAAGCCCTGTGTACTTCACAACGTATCATCTACTGCTCACAGGGAACCTTCTGAAAAGACTCGCAGCAAATGACTTTGTCGAATACAGTGGGCTTACAATATTGCACCTGGGCAACAATGACATATCCGATGTTGAATCTGGAGCTTTTAATGGACTCCAGGGATTAAAAAGATTACATCTCAACAATAACAAAATCGATTCCTTGAAGGAAGACTTTTTTGTTGGCCTTGAAAGTCTGGAATATCTTCAGCTAGACTACAATTACATCACCCATGTTGAGCAGAACGCCTTCAGCAAACTGCGTCATCtggaggtgctgattttaaATGACAACTTAATTTCCACTCTTCCCACAAACATTTTCCAATATGTCCCTTTGACTCACCTGGACCTGAGGGGAAATCAATTGAAACTGCTTCCATACTCTGGTATTTTGGAACACATGGATAACGTGGTGGAGTTACAACTAGAGGAGAACCCATGGAACTGCTCCTGTGAGCTGATCACTCTGAAGGCCTGGCTTGAAAGCATATCCTACACCGCTTTGGTCGGTGATGTGGTCTGCGAGTTCCCATTCCGGCTTCATGGGCGAGATCTTGATGAGGTTTCGAAACAAGAACTGTGCCCCAGGAGAGCCATTGCACAGTATGAGATGCAGCCCCAAGCACATCAAAACACTGATGCATACTTTAGAACCCCGCCATCCTCGGTTATAGCCTACACCTCCTCTGCCATCTTACGATCCTCGTCAAGGCCTACCAAGGGACCTCGCCAGTCAGGCAAATTAAAGTCAAAACCAACATCTCGCATTCCCTTGAATAAACCACAAAACTATGGTCAAATTGTATCCTATCAAACCAAATCCCCTGTGCCTTTAGACTGCCCCACTGCCTGCACTTGTAATCTTCAAATTTCTGATCTGGGTCTGAACGTCAACTGCCAGGAAAGAAAGATTGAGCGTATCTCTGACTTAAATCCCAAACCCTACAACCCCAAAAAGATGTATCTCACAGGTAACTATATCCCTGTTGTGCGGAGATCTGATTTCATTGAAGCGACCGGATTGGATTTGCTTCACCTTGGCAACAATCGAATTGCTCACATACATGACAGGGCTTTTGGGGATTTAACTCAGTTGCGCAGGCTTTACTTGAATGGGAATTTGATAGACTGCCTCACCGCCGACATGTTCTACGGACTGGAGAGTCTGCAGTTCCTATATCTAGAATACAACGTCATCAGAGAAATATTCCCAGACACCTTTCAGCGCGTCCCCAACCTTCAGCTGCTCTTCCTGAACAACAACCTCTTGAAGACCCTGCCCGGGGGCATCTTCGAAGGCTTGACGTTGGCCAGACTAAATCTTCGCAGCAATCACCTCCGCAGTCTGCCAGTCGGCGGCGTTCTGGACCGGCTGACGTCGCTGGTGCAGGTCGACCTGTTCGAGAACCCTTGGGACTGCCAGTGCTCCATAGTGGAGATGAAGACCTGGCTTGAGCGCCTCGGCACCGGCGCCGTCGTCAACAACGTCATCTGTGGCTCGCCCAAGAGGCTGTTCGGGGAGGACATGCGATACATCAAGGCAACAAGCTTCTGCCCCAATAACTCGGACGCCCTGGCCTCGGCAGCACCGCCCTCTGAGGAATCTATTCCCGGGAGCACTATCACCATAGAAACGTCCTTAGACTACGATACGCACACGGACAGCGTCCCCCTGTCCGTCCTGATACTAGCCCTGCTCCTGATGTTCATCCTGTCGGTGTTTGTCGCCGCGGGGCTCTTCGGGGCCGTGAAGAAGAGGCGCCTGAAGACGCTGAGTGAGCAGAATAACTCCATGAACGCGTGCATTAGTTCGCTGAACATGGAGTACGGCCTCTACAAGAAGGGGTCCATCCCCAAAGTCAGGACGTCCGCAGGGCATGTGTATGAGTACATCCCCCCTCCTATAGAACACACCTGCAAAAGCCCTGGCTACTGCCCCGCGGACAACAAGGCGCTGGATGTGTGCATTGACTTCGACGAGCTAAGTGGGGCCTATCTGAGTAACCAGTCGGACGAAGAGGCGGGCAGTAACGCAATAAGTTCTGAGTACAGTGTCAGCACTCCGGAGCCACTCGGCAGACCCTGCCCCCTGCAAGACGACCGTCAGTGTTACTATAGAGACATTCTGGATGCGGACAAGCCCTCGTCCTACAGCAATACTTTACCGTGCAGACATGCTGCCCATTCGTCCAATCGTTATACCTCAGACTTCGATGTCAGACACCAGTACATGCACCCGGAGAGAATACAACAGACGATATTGTATTGCACAGCGCCGACTACTGCTCACGTTGAGCCGAACAGGAGTGAGTACTGGGAACTAAAAGCCAAGCTTCATATCGATCCTGACTACCTTGAGGTTCTCGAGAAACGTACGACATTCACCCAGTTTTGA